GCGACGCGGCAATCCAGTCGCGCGCCGGACTGGATTGCTTCGCTGCGCTCGCAATGACGAACCGTCTAGCGCCCCGCTCCCATCGCCCGCGCCTGCGCGATCATCGCGAGCCGCTCCTCGACCATCGGCCGCCAGGCGGCGTCGGCGGGGGCGCCTTCCAGCAGGCTGCGCCAGATCCCCTCGGCCTCGTCGATCTTGCCGCCCTGCGCCAGCGCAAGGCCATAGAAGAATTTGGGCCCGGGATGCTCGGGCGCGATTTTCGCGGCGCGCTGGAAGGCGAGCTCGGCCGCCGGGGTCATCAGCCCGTCGGCATGGATGACGAGCGCATTGCCGAGCCCAACCCACAGGTCCGGATCGTTCGGATGCTGCCGGAGGCCGGCGCGGATCACGCCGGCGGCGTTGC
This portion of the Sphingomonas sp. LY54 genome encodes:
- a CDS encoding tetratricopeptide repeat protein, producing the protein MGWLIFILLALASFVALWRFARFDKAALQFLGAGLLLAMAGYVWQGQPGLPGKPLPPPERQNLPDSAFAGARGDMLGQFDSAARWLTIADSFHRSGDTRNAAGVIRAGLRQHPNDPDLWVGLGNALVIHADGLMTPAAELAFQRAAKIAPEHPGPKFFYGLALAQGGKIDEAEGIWRSLLEGAPADAAWRPMVEERLAMIAQARAMGAGR